One window of the Granulicella arctica genome contains the following:
- a CDS encoding alpha-amylase family protein, whose amino-acid sequence MASTRRVFLAQATGLTGASMFGLGFEREALAGGTGAGDWYGQPMRWAQVAFVDDDPGNYSLSFWMDYLKRLHVDAACLSAGGVTAFYPTEIPLHHRSAWLGSMDSFGEIAAGCRKLGMNVVARTDAHACHQNAYDAHPEWIAVDAKGMKRKHPSDPTLWITCALGPYNFDFMTLVHEEITRNYKIDGLFTNRWAGSGMCYCESCETKFHEFSGSSLPRTSNPQDPARREYIVWRQQRLFELWRLWNVKIRAINPGASYIANAGGGALSDLDMKAIGELSPTLFADRQGRSGLMPLWENGKNGKEYRATMGNKAIVGIFSVGIESKYRWKDSVENGNELRLWVADGIANDLRPWFTKFNAKVIDKRWMPVVEEIYAWHYANERYLRNERSLAQVGLVYSQQTATFYGGEKAQEKVENPLLGMYQALIEARIPFAMVHDQLLDLDLIRRYRTLLLPNIAALSTRQCTQIQNFVEQGGSVVATYETSLYDEWGVRRKNFGLASLFGVSFAGKTEGPMLNSYLELTKDPATGQFHPVLTGFEDAVRIIDGINRVVVTPAGPSASAPLQLVPSYPDLPMEAVYPRPVSNPEAAVYLREVGKGRVVYFPADIDATFWDSLQLDHAKLLRNAIVWATNQTAPVTVMGHGVIDVTAWQQKDSMTVHLVNLTNAMMMKGPVREILPIGQQTVSISLPAGKRVTSVKLLVSGSSAPHRMEEGRLLVEVHKVEVHEVVALDLAQ is encoded by the coding sequence ATGGCGAGTACACGAAGGGTGTTTCTGGCACAGGCTACGGGGCTGACCGGGGCTTCAATGTTTGGTCTGGGTTTCGAGCGAGAGGCTCTTGCGGGAGGGACGGGCGCGGGCGATTGGTATGGGCAGCCGATGCGTTGGGCGCAGGTAGCGTTCGTCGATGACGATCCAGGGAACTACAGTCTTTCGTTCTGGATGGACTATCTCAAGCGACTGCACGTGGATGCCGCCTGCCTGAGTGCGGGCGGTGTGACAGCCTTTTATCCGACCGAGATCCCTCTGCACCATCGGAGCGCTTGGCTGGGTTCAATGGACTCGTTCGGAGAGATCGCGGCGGGTTGCAGGAAGCTCGGGATGAACGTCGTGGCGAGGACGGATGCGCACGCTTGCCACCAAAATGCCTATGATGCTCATCCAGAGTGGATCGCAGTCGACGCAAAGGGGATGAAGCGGAAGCATCCGTCTGACCCGACGCTCTGGATTACATGTGCGCTGGGACCCTACAACTTCGATTTCATGACTTTGGTCCACGAGGAGATTACTCGGAATTATAAAATCGACGGCTTGTTTACGAACCGCTGGGCCGGTTCGGGCATGTGCTACTGCGAATCATGTGAGACGAAGTTTCACGAATTTTCGGGGAGTTCGCTGCCACGTACTTCAAACCCTCAGGATCCCGCGCGTCGGGAGTATATCGTGTGGCGGCAGCAGCGGCTCTTTGAGTTGTGGCGGCTGTGGAACGTCAAGATACGAGCCATCAATCCAGGGGCAAGTTACATTGCGAACGCGGGCGGGGGTGCGCTGAGCGATTTAGATATGAAGGCTATAGGAGAGCTTTCGCCGACACTATTTGCTGACCGGCAGGGGCGCAGCGGGCTGATGCCGCTGTGGGAGAACGGGAAGAATGGCAAGGAATATCGAGCGACGATGGGAAACAAGGCCATCGTCGGGATCTTTAGCGTAGGGATCGAGTCGAAGTACAGGTGGAAGGACTCGGTCGAGAATGGAAACGAGTTGCGGCTTTGGGTAGCGGACGGAATTGCAAACGACCTGCGACCGTGGTTTACAAAGTTCAACGCCAAGGTGATCGACAAACGTTGGATGCCGGTGGTCGAAGAGATCTATGCATGGCATTATGCGAATGAGCGGTACCTGCGCAATGAGAGATCCCTGGCGCAAGTGGGGTTGGTCTATTCGCAGCAGACCGCAACGTTTTACGGTGGCGAGAAGGCTCAGGAGAAAGTAGAGAATCCCTTGCTGGGAATGTATCAGGCGCTGATTGAGGCACGGATTCCGTTTGCGATGGTGCATGATCAGCTCTTAGATCTGGATTTGATCCGGCGGTATCGAACGCTGCTTCTCCCGAATATTGCGGCTCTTTCTACGAGACAGTGTACGCAGATCCAGAACTTCGTTGAGCAAGGTGGCAGCGTGGTCGCGACGTATGAGACGTCGTTGTATGACGAGTGGGGCGTTCGGCGAAAAAACTTTGGCTTGGCAAGTTTGTTTGGTGTCTCGTTCGCTGGGAAGACCGAGGGGCCGATGCTGAACTCTTATCTTGAATTGACGAAGGATCCAGCAACTGGGCAGTTTCATCCGGTGCTGACCGGGTTTGAGGACGCAGTGCGAATCATCGATGGGATTAATCGGGTTGTAGTGACACCGGCGGGACCTTCAGCGTCGGCTCCGCTGCAACTGGTGCCGAGTTATCCTGATTTACCTATGGAGGCGGTCTACCCTCGACCGGTATCGAATCCGGAAGCGGCTGTGTACCTGCGTGAGGTGGGTAAAGGACGTGTGGTGTATTTTCCCGCAGATATCGATGCGACATTCTGGGACTCGCTCCAACTGGACCATGCAAAGCTGCTGCGGAACGCTATCGTGTGGGCGACGAATCAGACAGCGCCGGTGACGGTGATGGGGCATGGCGTGATCGACGTTACGGCATGGCAGCAGAAGGATTCTATGACCGTCCACCTGGTGAACCTGACGAACGCAATGATGATGAAGGGGCCGGTGAGAGAGATCCTGCCGATCGGCCAGCAGACGGTAAGCATAAGTTTGCCTGCGGGTAAGAGAGTTACATCAGTGAAGCTTCTCGTATCTGGCAGCTCGGCGCCCCATCGTATGGAGGAGGGCAGGCTCTTGGTGGAGGTGCATAAGGTGGAAGTGCATGAAGTGGTTGCTCTTGATCTTGCCCAATAG
- a CDS encoding S53 family peptidase codes for MNTTVRSSLLGLAILSLSALPSTLFAAEKAVMAGRAAATQEVGFDVYIPIQKRDQMEADLRAMHDPASSTYQKWLTPAQFNARYGASPNQIKAIQNQLAGYGLSATLVSGHHVHVTGAASSVERALGTSLATGTFKSGRTALAATGSLTPPDALVQVNAAVVGLSSMIRMRTQSHISAKVTPSVELPANRYSTAGGYWFDDLKQAYSFPSYQTYTGKGITIATLIDGAYIPADMTKYFTHELLATPNFSEINVDGGSPVNDDSFETNLDFQQVGGMAPDATIIHYNIPDLSDQSIIDGLSKIVSDNKADIVSMSFGGAEIFYTAGDNEGTDFTYLLKEEDDLMAQGNAQGITFVASSGDSGGLSAIPVNCFNFQPNCGMALASANFPASSPHVTGVGGTNLATTFDGATRNSAYVSEEAYADPLTEDIFFGTSATGSVWGSGGGDSVIFTKPIYQFLVSTGNKSFRTVPDIALHMGGCPGGSVSPCNPADSFDYEVYQNLYYGVIGTSASAPDFAGLMALNNQRTGGRAGNANYYVYTLALLQNVGIPLGVFRTGIPGNNGVFSTTPKGYNRVLGNGTLNGVKFLLAPIPAAGVPQTPTNP; via the coding sequence ATGAACACCACGGTACGTTCTTCCCTTCTTGGCCTCGCGATCCTAAGCCTGAGTGCCCTGCCTTCCACACTTTTCGCGGCAGAAAAAGCAGTCATGGCGGGCCGCGCGGCCGCCACCCAGGAGGTTGGGTTTGATGTCTACATCCCAATTCAAAAACGCGATCAGATGGAGGCCGATCTGCGGGCGATGCACGATCCCGCTTCGTCTACCTATCAGAAGTGGCTTACGCCAGCCCAGTTCAATGCGCGTTATGGCGCTTCCCCCAACCAGATCAAGGCGATCCAGAACCAGCTTGCAGGGTATGGGCTGTCGGCGACTCTCGTTAGTGGACACCATGTCCATGTAACCGGCGCAGCCAGTTCCGTCGAGCGTGCGCTTGGAACGTCTCTCGCCACCGGAACCTTCAAGAGCGGAAGGACGGCTTTGGCGGCAACTGGTAGCCTGACTCCTCCGGATGCGCTGGTGCAGGTAAACGCTGCGGTAGTCGGGCTCTCGAGCATGATCCGTATGCGGACCCAATCGCACATCTCTGCCAAAGTGACGCCGTCGGTCGAGCTGCCTGCAAATCGCTACAGCACGGCGGGCGGATACTGGTTCGACGACCTCAAACAGGCGTACAGTTTCCCGAGCTATCAGACTTACACCGGTAAGGGCATCACGATCGCCACGCTCATCGACGGCGCCTATATCCCCGCCGATATGACGAAGTACTTCACACATGAACTGCTGGCCACACCGAACTTCTCGGAGATCAACGTGGATGGCGGCTCGCCCGTCAACGATGATTCGTTCGAGACCAACCTCGACTTCCAGCAGGTCGGCGGCATGGCTCCTGACGCTACCATCATTCACTACAACATCCCCGATCTGTCGGACCAATCCATCATCGATGGATTATCTAAGATCGTGAGCGACAACAAGGCGGATATCGTCAGCATGTCGTTCGGTGGCGCTGAGATCTTCTACACGGCGGGAGATAACGAAGGCACCGACTTCACCTATCTCCTGAAGGAGGAAGATGATCTCATGGCGCAGGGTAACGCACAGGGCATCACCTTTGTGGCATCCTCGGGCGATTCAGGTGGGCTCAGCGCCATCCCGGTGAATTGCTTTAACTTTCAACCCAACTGCGGCATGGCTCTCGCTTCGGCAAACTTCCCTGCCTCCAGCCCGCACGTTACAGGTGTAGGTGGGACCAATCTCGCGACGACTTTCGATGGCGCCACACGCAACTCCGCCTACGTAAGCGAAGAGGCTTATGCCGATCCGCTCACGGAGGACATCTTCTTCGGCACCAGCGCAACCGGCAGCGTGTGGGGATCAGGTGGTGGGGACAGTGTCATCTTTACCAAGCCCATCTATCAGTTTCTCGTCAGCACTGGGAACAAGAGCTTTCGGACCGTCCCCGATATAGCTCTGCACATGGGTGGCTGCCCCGGTGGTTCGGTCTCGCCCTGCAATCCTGCAGACAGTTTCGACTATGAGGTCTACCAGAACCTCTACTACGGGGTGATCGGCACCAGCGCGTCCGCCCCGGACTTCGCCGGCCTGATGGCGTTGAACAATCAGCGGACCGGAGGACGAGCAGGCAACGCAAACTACTACGTCTACACACTTGCCCTGCTGCAGAATGTAGGGATCCCGCTCGGGGTCTTCAGGACAGGCATTCCGGGCAACAACGGCGTATTTTCTACAACTCCCAAGGGCTACAACCGTGTGCTCGGCAATGGAACGCTGAATGGAGTCAAGTTCCTTCTCGCTCCAATTCCTGCCGCGGGAGTACCACAGACCCCGACTAACCCCTAG
- the kdpC gene encoding potassium-transporting ATPase subunit KdpC, whose amino-acid sequence MRKNLITAVLYTIVTTLLFGVGYPFLVTGLSQIFFRDKANGQLIRKDGELVGSRLIGQPFSAPNYFHSRPSAAGNGYDAANSGGSNYAPTSKKLVDRVASDTAAAQTDHPGADVPVDLVTASASGLDPHITPAAAEFQVSRVAQERHLSEQDVRSLVAKHTQGRQLGFLGEPRVNVLELNLDLDGSSNWTGK is encoded by the coding sequence ATGCGCAAGAACCTGATCACAGCCGTGCTGTACACGATTGTCACGACACTCCTCTTTGGAGTCGGCTATCCATTCCTTGTCACTGGCTTGTCGCAGATCTTCTTCAGGGATAAGGCGAACGGACAGCTTATCCGGAAGGACGGCGAACTCGTTGGCTCGCGTCTCATCGGCCAGCCCTTTTCGGCGCCGAACTACTTTCATTCGCGCCCGTCCGCAGCCGGAAATGGCTACGATGCCGCCAACTCCGGCGGCTCGAACTACGCTCCCACAAGCAAGAAGCTCGTGGATCGCGTCGCGAGTGACACTGCGGCAGCGCAGACTGATCATCCCGGAGCAGACGTTCCTGTCGACCTCGTTACCGCATCAGCTTCGGGCCTGGATCCTCATATCACTCCGGCTGCTGCTGAGTTCCAGGTAAGCCGTGTTGCTCAGGAGCGTCATCTTTCCGAGCAGGACGTACGCAGTCTCGTTGCCAAGCATACCCAAGGTCGTCAGCTAGGCTTTCTTGGTGAACCGCGTGTCAATGTCCTCGAGCTCAACCTCGATCTGGATGGATCCAGCAATTGGACAGGGAAGTAG
- the kdpB gene encoding potassium-transporting ATPase subunit KdpB: protein MANTRKRSLWDSKIIRRALGDAFVKLDPRVMMKNPVMFVVEVGSIITSIYVVRNVMAGHHTLRFDLQITLWLWFTVLFANFAEAMAEGRGKAQADALRLAKSETTAIRIKRDGQPEEAPSSDLRSGDICLVVAGGMIPGDGEVIEGVASVDESAITGESAPVIREAGGDRSAVTGGTRVLSDQIKVRITSNPGETFLDRMIALVEGAERQKTPNEIALNILLAGLTIIFLLAVVTLQPIAIYSSAPQTVFVLISLLVCLIPTTIGGLLSAIGIAGMDRLVQYNVLAMSGRAVEAAGDVNTLLLDKTGTITLGNRQASEFIPAPGISSDQLADAAQLSSLPDETPEGRSIVVLAKEMYGLRGRELADLQVEFVPFSAMTRMSGVNMQNRIIRKGSTDAIAAFIKENGGTMPDEVRSAVEVVARSGGTPLVVAENSRALGVIHLKDIVKGGMKERFAQLRAMGIKTIMITGDNPLTAAAIAREAGVDDFLAEAKPKDKMDLIKREQAEGKLVAMTGDGTNDAPALAQADVGVAMNTGTQAAKEAGNMVDLDSNPTKLIEIVEIGKQLLMTRGALTTFSIANDVAKYFAIIPAMFAATFPVLGALNIMHLKTPESAILSAVIFNALIIVGLIPLALRGVGYKAMSAEALLRRNLLIYGVGGLIAPFLGIKLIDLLITAIHLA, encoded by the coding sequence ATGGCAAACACACGCAAACGATCCCTCTGGGATAGCAAGATAATTCGTCGTGCTCTCGGAGACGCCTTCGTCAAACTTGATCCCCGCGTCATGATGAAGAATCCAGTCATGTTCGTAGTTGAGGTCGGCAGCATCATCACCAGCATCTACGTCGTCCGCAATGTAATGGCTGGTCATCATACTCTGCGCTTCGATCTCCAGATCACCCTCTGGCTCTGGTTCACAGTCCTCTTCGCCAACTTCGCCGAGGCGATGGCCGAGGGCCGCGGCAAAGCGCAGGCGGACGCGCTCAGGCTCGCCAAATCAGAGACGACTGCCATTCGCATCAAGCGTGACGGACAGCCCGAAGAGGCTCCCAGCTCCGACCTTCGCTCGGGCGATATCTGCCTGGTTGTTGCCGGCGGCATGATCCCAGGCGACGGCGAAGTGATCGAGGGCGTCGCCTCGGTCGATGAGTCTGCCATCACTGGCGAGTCTGCACCTGTCATTCGCGAGGCTGGTGGCGATCGCTCTGCTGTCACCGGCGGAACCCGTGTCCTCTCAGATCAGATCAAGGTTCGTATCACCTCGAACCCTGGCGAGACCTTCCTGGATCGAATGATCGCCCTCGTCGAAGGCGCCGAACGTCAGAAAACGCCGAACGAGATTGCGCTTAATATCCTGCTGGCCGGGTTGACTATTATTTTCCTGCTGGCCGTCGTCACCCTCCAACCAATAGCGATCTACTCGAGCGCACCGCAGACTGTCTTTGTCCTGATCTCACTGCTTGTCTGTCTCATTCCTACAACCATCGGCGGCTTGCTCTCGGCCATCGGCATTGCGGGCATGGACAGGCTGGTGCAATACAACGTCCTTGCCATGTCAGGTCGCGCGGTCGAAGCTGCCGGCGACGTCAATACTCTTCTGCTCGATAAGACCGGGACCATTACTCTTGGAAACCGTCAAGCTTCCGAGTTTATTCCTGCTCCTGGCATCAGCAGCGATCAGCTTGCCGATGCCGCCCAACTTTCTTCACTGCCAGACGAAACTCCGGAAGGACGAAGCATCGTCGTTCTTGCCAAGGAGATGTATGGCTTGCGCGGCCGTGAACTCGCAGATCTCCAGGTCGAGTTTGTACCCTTCTCGGCTATGACGCGCATGTCCGGCGTCAACATGCAGAACCGCATCATCCGCAAAGGTTCCACCGATGCCATTGCCGCCTTCATCAAGGAGAACGGCGGTACAATGCCGGACGAGGTTCGCAGTGCCGTCGAGGTTGTCGCCCGGTCCGGAGGCACGCCGCTCGTTGTCGCCGAAAACAGTCGTGCGCTCGGTGTCATCCATCTCAAAGACATCGTCAAGGGTGGCATGAAGGAGCGATTCGCCCAGCTCCGCGCTATGGGGATCAAGACCATCATGATCACTGGCGATAACCCACTTACCGCTGCGGCCATCGCCCGCGAGGCAGGCGTAGATGACTTTCTCGCCGAGGCAAAGCCTAAGGACAAGATGGACCTCATCAAGCGCGAGCAGGCCGAAGGCAAGCTCGTCGCCATGACCGGCGACGGCACAAACGATGCGCCCGCACTCGCCCAGGCAGACGTAGGCGTCGCCATGAACACCGGCACGCAAGCCGCTAAAGAGGCGGGCAATATGGTTGACCTCGACAGCAATCCCACCAAGCTGATCGAGATCGTTGAGATCGGCAAGCAACTGCTCATGACCCGTGGCGCGCTCACCACGTTCTCAATTGCCAACGATGTAGCGAAGTACTTTGCCATCATCCCGGCGATGTTCGCCGCAACGTTCCCCGTTCTCGGAGCACTGAATATCATGCATCTGAAGACGCCCGAATCGGCTATTCTCTCGGCCGTCATCTTCAATGCGCTGATTATCGTCGGCCTCATCCCGCTTGCTCTGCGCGGTGTCGGCTACAAGGCCATGTCGGCCGAGGCGCTGCTTCGCCGTAACCTCCTCATCTACGGTGTCGGCGGCCTTATCGCTCCGTTCCTTGGAATCAAGCTCATTGACCTACTTATCACTGCCATTCACCTGGCGTAA
- the kdpA gene encoding potassium-transporting ATPase subunit KdpA, with protein sequence MTANGWFQICFLFALVLVCTKPMGVYMAHVFERERTFADVIFRPIERLLYKVSGIDEAHEMRWTEYATAMLLFSLVTMLATYLIERIQHVLPLNPQQLANVPADLALNTAASFTTNTNWQSYVPEATMSYLTQMLTLAYHNFFSAAVGLALAVAFIRGIARKESKTLGNFWVDTTRASLWVLLPGCVVYALLLVSQGVVQNFRPYDQAKLVQAQTIMTTGADGKSSTQTVTTQSIAQGPVASQEAIKMLGTNGGGFFNANSAHPFENPTPLSNLVQIFSILIIPAGLTVTLGRMTRAPAHGWAVFAAMAALFFVGVFVAYYAEVQANPLLHSAAMHIDQHASPFQAGGNMEGKEVRFGIANSALFATVTTDASCGAVNAMHDSFMPLGGLVPLVNIMLGEVIFGGVGSGLYGMLIFVILAVFIAGLMVGRTPEYLGKKIESFDVKMAMLYTLIFPLSILGFSAITLMMPNVGLASLANGGPHGLSEILYAYTSATGNNGSAFAGLSPNTHWFNLSLAAAMLIGRFLMIVPMLAVAGNLAQKKLVPPSPGTFPVHTALFTILLVGTIVIVGALTFFPALALGPILEHLLLHVGKVY encoded by the coding sequence ATGACCGCCAACGGCTGGTTTCAGATTTGCTTTCTTTTTGCTCTCGTCCTGGTATGTACGAAGCCCATGGGCGTCTATATGGCCCATGTCTTCGAACGCGAGCGCACCTTCGCCGATGTGATCTTCAGGCCGATCGAGCGGTTGCTCTACAAGGTCAGCGGCATCGACGAAGCACACGAGATGCGGTGGACCGAATACGCCACCGCCATGCTCCTCTTTAGCCTCGTTACCATGCTGGCTACGTACCTGATCGAACGCATCCAGCATGTGCTTCCGCTGAACCCGCAACAACTAGCAAATGTGCCCGCTGACCTTGCGCTGAATACGGCTGCGTCCTTCACGACGAACACCAACTGGCAGTCGTATGTGCCTGAAGCCACGATGAGCTATCTCACGCAGATGCTCACGCTGGCGTACCATAACTTTTTTTCAGCGGCGGTTGGTTTGGCTCTCGCGGTCGCCTTCATTCGCGGCATCGCGCGTAAGGAATCGAAGACGCTTGGTAACTTCTGGGTCGATACAACGCGTGCTTCGCTCTGGGTTCTGCTTCCTGGCTGCGTCGTCTACGCACTCCTGCTGGTCTCACAGGGAGTTGTCCAGAACTTCCGCCCGTACGATCAGGCGAAGCTGGTTCAGGCCCAGACCATAATGACAACGGGCGCGGACGGAAAGTCTTCCACCCAGACCGTCACAACGCAATCCATCGCACAAGGTCCGGTTGCCTCTCAGGAAGCCATCAAGATGCTCGGCACTAATGGCGGCGGTTTCTTCAACGCAAACAGTGCACACCCGTTTGAGAACCCCACCCCGCTCTCGAACCTCGTACAGATTTTTTCCATCCTCATCATCCCTGCGGGTCTGACCGTAACCCTTGGCCGTATGACCCGTGCCCCCGCGCATGGATGGGCGGTCTTTGCAGCGATGGCGGCACTCTTCTTCGTGGGTGTGTTTGTCGCCTACTACGCAGAGGTACAGGCCAATCCGCTGCTGCACTCCGCGGCCATGCACATCGACCAGCATGCCTCACCCTTCCAGGCAGGCGGCAATATGGAGGGTAAAGAAGTTCGCTTTGGCATTGCCAACTCTGCTCTCTTTGCGACGGTGACAACCGACGCAAGCTGCGGGGCGGTCAACGCGATGCACGATTCATTTATGCCGCTCGGCGGTCTCGTTCCGCTGGTCAACATTATGCTTGGTGAGGTTATCTTTGGCGGAGTCGGGTCAGGTCTCTACGGCATGCTGATCTTCGTCATTCTGGCTGTCTTCATCGCTGGCTTAATGGTCGGCAGGACGCCAGAGTATCTCGGTAAGAAGATCGAGTCCTTCGACGTAAAGATGGCGATGCTTTACACGTTGATCTTTCCACTCTCCATTCTCGGCTTTTCAGCAATCACGTTGATGATGCCCAACGTCGGCCTCGCATCGCTCGCAAACGGTGGCCCGCACGGCCTCTCTGAAATCCTTTATGCCTATACCTCCGCCACCGGGAATAACGGCTCTGCCTTCGCGGGTCTTAGTCCTAACACGCATTGGTTCAACCTATCTCTTGCTGCAGCCATGTTGATTGGTCGCTTCCTGATGATCGTTCCCATGCTGGCGGTCGCCGGCAATCTCGCTCAAAAGAAGCTCGTGCCTCCTTCGCCCGGGACGTTCCCGGTTCACACTGCCCTCTTCACGATTCTGCTCGTGGGCACTATCGTGATCGTCGGCGCCCTAACCTTCTTCCCCGCGCTCGCACTCGGTCCCATTCTCGAACATCTCCTCCTGCACGTCGGCAAGGTCTACTAA
- the kdpF gene encoding K(+)-transporting ATPase subunit F, which translates to MDRDEAAVEPTTWLPNEAFYVGSRMHSGQRGLLRNSNRLYHRMRTPRHESREVAMELILLGLVTVALLVYLVYALLQPEKF; encoded by the coding sequence ATGGACAGGGACGAGGCTGCTGTCGAGCCTACGACCTGGCTCCCGAATGAGGCTTTCTATGTGGGATCTCGGATGCATTCTGGCCAGCGTGGCCTTCTTCGCAATAGCAATCGCCTATACCACCGGATGCGAACGCCTCGGCATGAAAGCAGAGAAGTAGCTATGGAGCTCATCCTGCTTGGCCTTGTCACCGTCGCCCTTCTCGTCTATCTCGTCTACGCGCTCTTACAGCCAGAAAAGTTCTAA
- a CDS encoding response regulator transcription factor has protein sequence MVLLVEDNSSVRRGLRATLSALHFDIGEASTGEEALLRLRMVAYDAVLMDLNMPGMGGVEACRRVRKEFPLLPILVVTVRDREEDKIEALDAGADDFITKPFQIPELAARIRAAVRRHRTPNVAVVEAIRIGIFELHPTHRLVKKNGHEIRLTPTEFDLLAYLMTHAGEPILHSKLLSAVWGSEYGEEREYLRTFILQLRRKLEDDPAHPVYLKTVNYLGYVFSDAQSGMAQDL, from the coding sequence ATGGTTCTCTTGGTGGAAGATAACTCCTCGGTTCGGCGTGGTCTCCGTGCTACGCTCTCCGCCCTTCACTTTGATATCGGCGAGGCCTCCACTGGTGAGGAGGCGTTGCTGCGGCTCCGCATGGTGGCCTACGATGCTGTCCTGATGGACCTCAATATGCCTGGCATGGGTGGAGTGGAGGCCTGCAGGCGGGTACGAAAAGAGTTTCCTCTGCTTCCCATCCTTGTGGTGACGGTGCGGGACCGCGAAGAGGACAAGATTGAAGCTCTCGATGCCGGAGCCGACGACTTCATCACAAAGCCGTTCCAGATACCTGAACTGGCAGCGCGGATACGGGCTGCTGTGCGTCGGCATCGTACGCCGAACGTTGCCGTTGTCGAAGCGATCCGCATCGGGATCTTCGAGCTCCATCCGACTCATCGACTTGTCAAGAAAAACGGTCATGAGATACGGCTTACACCTACCGAATTTGACTTGTTGGCTTACCTCATGACTCATGCCGGTGAGCCTATCTTGCATTCCAAACTGCTGAGTGCTGTCTGGGGATCAGAGTACGGGGAGGAACGGGAGTACCTTCGTACGTTCATCCTGCAATTGAGACGTAAGCTGGAAGATGATCCTGCTCACCCGGTTTATCTCAAAACGGTGAATTATCTTGGCTATGTCTTTTCTGACGCTCAGTCAGGGATGGCTCAAGATCTCTAA
- a CDS encoding sensor histidine kinase — MKASLTSLEYFALRRLPRTLPVRLLMGLVAVTLTCSMACVAFLFHFNLSAAGSLHLLLVVLVALHWGFGEATVISVTSVLCLDYFFTPPIFAFSVGNPDNWLSLATFEAAALLVSRLSSKVRLHSKLAEMERARTATLYELSRAVLLIDSRSSVIDQLADLIRELLKAESVDLWTLDATFPTFPKNELRATKHGQHELEQGDRDDIEAQTSIRVLKLGTTTIGMMVLHRWEVDPLLADAVASLAALTLERARALQQENRAEAARNTELLRTAVLDGLAHGFKTPLTAIQTASSGLLAIGHMTETQTELVSIIDEEVAMLAKLTTRLLQTATLDAQEIRLRRTRLSVVALAENTIQQQTLENQSRLKIVAHSGLVDIEVDRQLVELAILQLIDNALKYSSVGSIIDILITQDAFETTLAVKNSGSSIRADERERVFERFYRSPDAAHGPTGTGLGLSIVKKMAEAHGGTVRALSKDGITTFSFTLQHYKGTRNG, encoded by the coding sequence ATGAAAGCATCTCTGACCAGTTTGGAGTACTTCGCGTTACGGCGATTGCCTAGAACCCTGCCGGTTCGCTTACTGATGGGGCTCGTCGCTGTTACGCTCACGTGCTCGATGGCCTGTGTAGCCTTTCTGTTTCACTTCAATCTTTCAGCGGCGGGATCCCTCCACCTTCTTCTTGTTGTCCTGGTTGCTCTTCACTGGGGGTTTGGCGAAGCCACCGTCATTTCGGTGACATCAGTTCTCTGTCTCGATTACTTCTTCACCCCGCCTATTTTCGCATTTTCTGTGGGTAATCCTGACAACTGGTTATCGCTGGCGACCTTTGAGGCGGCGGCCTTGCTGGTGAGTCGGCTATCGTCAAAAGTTCGTTTGCATTCGAAGCTGGCGGAGATGGAGCGTGCACGAACTGCAACCTTGTACGAGCTGAGCCGTGCCGTTCTTTTGATCGATTCGAGAAGCTCTGTAATCGATCAGCTTGCGGATCTAATACGAGAACTGCTCAAGGCAGAGTCGGTTGATCTTTGGACGTTGGATGCAACCTTTCCAACCTTTCCCAAGAATGAACTGCGAGCAACGAAGCACGGTCAACATGAGTTGGAACAGGGCGATCGGGACGATATTGAAGCTCAGACATCGATTCGTGTGTTGAAGCTTGGAACGACAACAATCGGGATGATGGTGTTGCATCGGTGGGAAGTGGACCCACTCCTGGCAGACGCGGTAGCCTCTCTGGCGGCGCTCACTCTTGAACGTGCGCGCGCGCTTCAGCAGGAGAATCGCGCCGAAGCAGCGCGAAATACCGAACTGCTACGCACAGCCGTTCTGGATGGGCTGGCACACGGCTTCAAGACGCCGCTCACAGCTATACAAACCGCCAGTTCCGGGTTGTTAGCCATTGGTCACATGACAGAAACACAGACTGAGCTTGTGTCGATCATCGACGAAGAAGTAGCGATGTTGGCAAAGCTCACAACAAGGCTGCTGCAGACTGCAACTCTCGATGCCCAGGAGATTCGTCTTCGGCGCACGAGACTTTCAGTCGTCGCTCTTGCTGAAAATACGATTCAGCAGCAGACGTTAGAGAATCAAAGCAGGCTGAAGATCGTGGCACACAGCGGCCTGGTAGACATTGAAGTTGATCGGCAGCTTGTGGAGTTAGCGATTCTTCAATTGATAGACAATGCGTTGAAATATTCCTCCGTGGGCAGCATCATCGATATCTTGATCACCCAAGATGCATTCGAAACGACGCTTGCTGTCAAGAACTCTGGATCCTCGATCCGCGCAGACGAGCGGGAACGCGTTTTCGAGCGGTTCTATCGAAGCCCTGATGCGGCACATGGTCCGACAGGCACAGGTCTTGGTCTCTCGATCGTCAAGAAGATGGCCGAGGCGCATGGGGGCACAGTTCGAGCACTCTCGAAGGACGGCATTACGACCTTTTCTTTCACCCTGCAGCATTACAAAGGGACGCGAAATGGATAG